One Salvelinus sp. IW2-2015 unplaced genomic scaffold, ASM291031v2 Un_scaffold5173, whole genome shotgun sequence DNA window includes the following coding sequences:
- the LOC112078030 gene encoding LOW QUALITY PROTEIN: plexin-A4-like (The sequence of the model RefSeq protein was modified relative to this genomic sequence to represent the inferred CDS: inserted 3 bases in 3 codons), whose translation MDFLSYPMLLPVGLAIPLLLASRPLPHAPDGVTIITASIDAAEEEDYSTFSTENPEWKFNHVAVDERNGNVYLGAVNRIYKLSXDLNVQVYHETGPDEDNRKCYPPRIVQPCSEPLSLTNNVNKMLLMDYRENRLLACGSLYQGICKLLRLDDLFKLGEPSHKKEHYLSGVNESGSVFGVIVSYGDSSPDKLFVATAVDGKPEYFPTISSRKLARNSEEDGMFAYVFHDEFVASMIKIPSDTFTXVPDFDIXYVYGFGSGNFVYFLTLQPEMGNGPATGSSSTGREQVYTSKIVRLCKDDTAFNSYVEVPLGCVKGGVEYRLLQAAYLSKAGAILGRSLGVGPDDDVLFTIFSKGQKRRPREASQESALCVFALREINERIKERLQSCYKGEGTLDLAWLKVKDIRCSSAVKSYISVSSKQ comes from the exons ATGGACTTCCTGTCTTACCCTATGCTGCTTCCTGTTGGCCTTGCCATCCCTCTCTTGTTGGCTTCCAGGCCCCTCCCCCATGCCCCCGACGGCGTCACTATCATCACTGCCTCCATCGACGCAGCCGAGGAGGAGGACTATAGCACGTTCAGCACCGAGAACCCAGAGTGGAAGTTCAACCACGTGGCCGTGGACGAACGCAACGGCAACGTGTACCTGGGAGCGGTAAACCGCATCTACAAACTCT CCGACCTAAACGTACAGGTGTATCACGAGACTGGCCCCGACGAGGACAACCGCAAGTGCTACCCTCCACGCATTGTGCAGCCCTGCAGCGAGCCGCTGTCCCTCACCAACAACGTCAACAAGATGCTGCTGATGGACTACCGGGAGAACCGGCTATTAGCCTGTGGTAGTCTCTATCAGGGCATCTGTAAACTCCTCCGTCTGGACGACCTGTTCAAGCTGGGAGAGCCCTCTCACAAGAAGGAGCACTATCTGTCCGGGGTCAACGAGAGCGGTTCGGTGTTCGGCGTCATCGTGTCGTACGGGGACTCATCGCCCGACAAGCTGTTTGTGGCCACGGCAGTGGACGGCAAGCCCGAGTATTTCCCTACCATCTCCAGCCGCAAGCTGGCGCGCAACTCGGAGGAGGACGGCATGTTCGCCTACGTCTTCCACGACGAGTTCGTGGCATCCATGATCAAGATCCCGTCAGACACGTTCA ACGTGCCTGACTTCGACA TATACGTCTACGGATTTGGCTCGGGTAACTTCGTCTACTTCCTCACGCTGCAGCCGGAGATGGGGAACGGGCCGGCCACCGGCTCCTCCTCCACGGGGCGAGAACAGGTGTACACTTCTAAAATAGTCCGGCTGTGTAAAGACGACACAGCCTTTAACTCGTATGTGGAGGTACCCCTGGGCTGTGTGAAGGGCGGCGTGGAGTACCGGCTCCTACAGGCGGCCTACCTCTCCAAGGCGGGTGCCATATTGGGCCGCTCGCTAGGTGTGGGGCCCGACGATGACGTCCTATTCACCATCTTCTCTAAAGGCCAGAAGCGGCGGCCACGCGAGGCTTCGCAGGAGTCAGCGCTGTGCGTGTTCGCCCTGCGCGAGATCAACGAGCGCATCAAGGAACGACTGCAGTCGTGCTACAAGGGCGAGGGCACGCTGGACCTGGCCTGGCTCAAGGTCAAGGACATCCGCTGCAGCAGCGCT GTTAAATCTTACATCAGTGTCTCCTCAAAGCAGTAG